One region of Triticum aestivum cultivar Chinese Spring chromosome 6B, IWGSC CS RefSeq v2.1, whole genome shotgun sequence genomic DNA includes:
- the LOC123138102 gene encoding protein FAM32A-like — protein MSEYQNVVGGRLKLKGKPLDVKEGGVKKKNKKKHRREESSQGEHGELREGGSSELPGDPDNEFSEADKLGEEGSAQADYDHLTPAERRYIEQKQKIDVHKLAKVADKSHRDRIQDFNQYLANLSEHYDIPKVGPG, from the exons ATGTCGGAGTACCAGAACGTCGTTGGGGGGAGGCTCAAGCTGAAGGGGAAACCGCTGGATGTCAAGGAGGGCGGAgtcaagaagaagaataagaagaagcacCGCCGCGAGGAGTCGTCTCAAGGCGAGCACGGCGAGCTCCGCGAAG GTGGAAGCTCTGAATTGCCAGGTGACCCTGACAATGAGTTCAGTGAAGCTGACAAGCTGGGAGAGGAAGGGAGTGCGCAAGCCGATTATGATCACCTCACTCCAGCTGAGAGGCGTTACATTGAACAGAAGCAGAAGATCGACGTACACAAGTTGGCCAAGGTGGCTGACAAGTCGCACAGGGACCGCATCCAGGACTTCAACCAGTACCTCGCAAATCTTAGTGAGCACTATGATATCCCGAAGGTCGGCCCTGGTTAA